One window from the genome of Yamadazyma tenuis chromosome 7, complete sequence encodes:
- a CDS encoding 4-hydroxyphenylpyruvate dioxygenase (EggNog:ENOG503NWM8; COG:E), translating to MLEQLPFFPADNRYDPLFDSSVNELLLDGYTNQKTAQDGFLGFHHLKYTTSNAKQIARLFSMSMGFQEIAYRGLETGSRVVSSHVVKNGQIIIEFISPLKACDENPSMLPATYETWSQTTAQILEDKLISINNQMFAMVEKVIGNSLEESLVINEDKKQQILNQIRSTSQYGGMMKLFERLTADVSQYSTLTIHDLMDSFLISNYLTYHGEGVMDMSFEVVDVDRIFDKAVKAGAVVIKTPKVFFDQYGSMKLATVGIPDTDIHHTLVENINYQGSYLPGYIDPVEECADTGNTPVMLYTIDHCVENYSWNQMITQAKLYAKMFGFHKFWSVDDTEIATENSSLNSFVVASSNGKIKMPINEPSEGKMKGQIEEFNDFNGGPGIQHIAMRTFNIIDTVSSMKANGVKFNEISSKYYETLSRRLQHDDIRLIEDFETLRKLNILVDYDVTTRNPKTKVCAYLLQIFTKPLGDRPTIFLEIIQRHHHQGFGKGTFKALYQSIELEQFKRGNLVPSTRTT from the coding sequence ATGCTCGAGCAATTGCCCTTTTTTCCTGCTGACAACAGATATGATCCTCTTTTTGACTCATCTGTGAATGAGCTTTTGTTGGATGGATACACAAATCAAAAGACTGCCCAAGATGGGTTTTTGGGATTTCACCATTTGAAGTATACCACTTCCAATGCCAAGCAGATCGCTAGATTGTTCCTGATGTCCATGGGGTTCCAAGAAATTGCTTACCGAGGGTTGGAGACAGGTTCTCGTGTTGTTTCCTCTCATGTGGTCAAAAATGGTCAGATTATCATTGAGTTTATCTCCCCATTAAAAGCCTGTGATGAAAACCCGAGTATGCTTCCTGCAACCTATGAGACTTGGAGTCAGACGACAGCCCAGATATTGGAAGATAAGCTTATTTCTATCAATAACCAAATGTTTGCAATGGTTGAAAAAGTGATTGGTaactctttggaagaaagcTTGGTCATCAACGAGGACAAGAAACAACAAATATTAAACCAGATTAGAAGTACATCTCAATATGGGGGAATGATGAAGctttttgaaagacttACTGCTGATGTTTCTCAGTATTCTACCCTCACGATTCACGACTTGATGGATTCGTTCTTGATCTCTAACTACTTGACATACCATGGGGAAGGAGTAATGGACATGtcttttgaagttgttgatgtggACCGAATTTTCGACAAAGCCGTTAAAGCCGGAGCCGTGGTTATCAAGACTCCCAAAGTATTCTTTGATCAGTATGGATCCATGAAGCTTGCTACAGTTGGAATTCCCGATACCGACATTCACCACACTCTCGTGGAGAATATCAACTATCAAGGAAGCTATCTTCCTGGATACATTGATCCAGTTGAGGAGTGTGCAGACACGGGGAATACTCCTGTCATGCTCTACACCATTGACCATTGTGTTGAGAACTATTCTTGGAACCAAATGATTACACAAGCAAAGTTGTATGCCAAAATGTTCGGCTTTCACAAGTTTTGGTCTGTTGATGACACAGAAATTGCCACAGAGAACTCTTCATTGAACTCATTTGTAGTTGCATCGAGTAACGGCAAAATCAAAATGCCAATCAATGAACCCTCAGAGGGAAAAATGAAGGGACAgattgaagagttcaatgacttcaatGGTGGTCCTGGTATTCAGCATATTGCTATGAGAACCTTCAATATCATCGACAcggtttcttcaatgaaagCAAATGGtgtcaagttcaacgaAATATCTTCTAAGTACTATGAAACATTGAGTAGAAGACTTCAACACGATGACATTAGGCTtattgaagactttgaaaccttgagaaagttgaacattTTAGTGGATTATGATGTAACCACAAGAAACCCGAAAACCAAGGTTTGTGCCTATCTCTTACAGATTTTCACTAAACCACTTGGTGATAGACCCACGATATTTCTTGAAATTATTCAAAgacaccaccaccaaggatttggaaaaggaaCCTTCAAAGCCCTCTATCAAAGTATTGAATTGGAGCAATTTAAGAGGGGGAATCTCGTTCCATCAACCAGGACCACCTAA